Proteins encoded by one window of Streptomyces uncialis:
- a CDS encoding phosphotransferase: protein MRGGVVGGLRTRARGAAHGTAGACVCGTAGDVLAERHDGVVVRHGGVVAKAHAGDTDTGDLAVRLALASHPALHGILLPPLTGPTDPTALPEPTDPPGPTDHTGKPDPPNRTRTDPPARTWPPDPPGSTGPLAGRPVSLWPYGAPVDPASPELAPWEAAGDLLARLHRVDTARLTALPGPLPPMRGPAKAARAVRRMRATTPEPLDALARYGDADAVTRVEAAWRTLPPWARDEAPPPPSRTLCHGDLHLGQLVRAPATPAPQGGGPWLLIDIDDLGVGDAAWDLARPAAWFACGLLGPGEWARFLGAYRSAGGPAVPAAADPWPALDVAARTLTVQTAALAVVRSRREQRPPDEDERAVIDACTRMAGTPMAE from the coding sequence TCGCCGAGCGGCACGACGGGGTGGTGGTCCGGCACGGCGGAGTCGTCGCCAAGGCGCACGCGGGCGACACGGACACCGGCGACCTGGCCGTCCGCCTCGCGCTGGCGTCCCACCCCGCCCTCCACGGCATCCTGCTCCCCCCGCTGACCGGCCCCACCGACCCGACGGCCCTGCCCGAACCGACGGACCCGCCAGGTCCGACCGACCACACCGGTAAGCCCGACCCGCCCAACCGGACCCGGACCGACCCGCCCGCCCGGACCTGGCCGCCCGACCCGCCCGGTTCCACCGGACCGCTCGCGGGCCGCCCCGTCAGCCTCTGGCCCTACGGTGCGCCCGTCGACCCCGCCAGCCCCGAGCTGGCCCCCTGGGAGGCGGCCGGTGATCTGCTGGCCCGGCTGCACCGGGTGGACACCGCCCGGCTGACGGCGCTGCCCGGCCCGCTGCCGCCGATGCGCGGCCCCGCGAAGGCCGCCCGCGCCGTCCGCCGGATGCGCGCCACGACGCCCGAGCCCCTGGACGCCCTCGCCCGGTACGGTGACGCCGACGCGGTCACCCGGGTCGAGGCCGCCTGGCGGACCCTCCCGCCGTGGGCGCGCGACGAGGCGCCCCCACCGCCCTCCCGCACCCTGTGCCACGGTGATCTGCATCTCGGCCAGCTCGTCCGGGCCCCGGCCACCCCCGCGCCCCAGGGCGGCGGCCCCTGGCTGCTGATCGACATCGACGACCTCGGGGTCGGCGACGCCGCCTGGGACCTCGCCCGGCCCGCCGCGTGGTTCGCCTGCGGGCTGCTCGGGCCGGGGGAGTGGGCCCGCTTCCTCGGCGCCTACCGGAGCGCCGGCGGTCCCGCCGTTCCGGCCGCCGCCGATCCCTGGCCCGCCCTGGACGTGGCGGCACGGACCCTGACGGTGCAGACGGCGGCCCTCGCGGTCGTCAGGAGCCGCCGGGAGCAGCGGCCGCCCGACGAGGACGAGCGCGCGGTGATCGACGCGTGCACCCGGATGGCCGGAACACCCATGGCCGAATGA
- a CDS encoding TFIIB-type zinc ribbon-containing protein translates to MQCPKCHAPMNTYNRNGIQIEQCGGCRGIFLDYGELEALTRLESQWSQPAPPPPAPQQGYPAAPGPQQGYPAAPAPAWGAPHGGHGGHGGHGGHHGHHRNKGFGRMLFSS, encoded by the coding sequence ATGCAGTGTCCCAAGTGTCACGCGCCGATGAACACCTACAACCGCAACGGCATCCAGATCGAGCAGTGCGGCGGCTGCCGCGGGATATTCCTGGACTACGGCGAGCTTGAGGCCCTCACCCGGCTGGAGTCCCAGTGGTCGCAGCCCGCGCCCCCGCCGCCCGCCCCGCAGCAGGGCTACCCGGCCGCACCCGGCCCGCAGCAGGGCTACCCGGCGGCGCCCGCGCCCGCCTGGGGCGCCCCGCACGGCGGCCATGGCGGTCACGGTGGTCACGGTGGTCACCACGGCCATCACCGCAACAAGGGTTTCGGCCGGATGCTGTTCTCCTCGTGA